The following coding sequences lie in one Pseudomonas sp. B33.4 genomic window:
- a CDS encoding hydroxymethylglutaryl-CoA lyase, whose amino-acid sequence MSLPSQVRLIEVGPRDGLQNEAQPISVADKVQLVDALSAAGLGYIEVGSFVSPKWVPQMAGSAEVFAQIQRKPGVTYGALAPNLRGFEDAIAAGVKEVAVFAAASEAFSQRNINCSISESLARFAPIMEAAKQHGVTVRGYVSCVLGCPYEGTVAPEQVAMVARELYAMGCYEVSLGDTIGTGTAGATRRLFDVVSAQVPREKLAGHFHDTYGQAMANIYASLLEGISVFDSSIAGLGGCPYAKGASGNVATEDVVYLLNGLGIESGIDLDALIAAGQQISAVLGRPSGSRVAKARSAQ is encoded by the coding sequence ATGTCCCTCCCCTCCCAAGTACGCCTGATCGAAGTCGGCCCGCGCGATGGCCTGCAGAATGAAGCCCAGCCGATCAGCGTCGCCGACAAGGTGCAACTGGTCGACGCTCTCAGCGCCGCCGGTCTCGGCTATATAGAAGTCGGCAGTTTCGTTTCGCCCAAATGGGTACCACAGATGGCCGGTTCCGCCGAGGTGTTCGCGCAGATCCAGCGCAAGCCCGGCGTGACCTACGGCGCACTGGCGCCGAACCTGCGCGGCTTCGAAGACGCCATAGCCGCCGGGGTCAAGGAAGTCGCGGTGTTCGCCGCTGCCTCCGAAGCCTTCTCGCAGCGCAACATCAATTGTTCGATCAGCGAAAGTCTGGCGCGCTTTGCGCCGATCATGGAAGCGGCGAAACAGCACGGCGTTACCGTGCGCGGTTACGTGTCCTGCGTGCTCGGTTGCCCGTACGAAGGCACGGTCGCGCCGGAACAAGTGGCGATGGTCGCGCGCGAGTTGTATGCGATGGGCTGCTACGAGGTTTCGCTGGGCGACACCATTGGCACCGGCACTGCGGGCGCGACTCGCCGCCTGTTCGACGTGGTTTCAGCGCAAGTGCCACGGGAAAAACTCGCCGGGCATTTCCACGACACCTATGGCCAGGCCATGGCCAATATCTATGCCAGCCTGCTCGAAGGCATCTCGGTGTTCGACAGCTCTATTGCGGGCCTCGGTGGCTGTCCGTACGCCAAAGGCGCGAGCGGTAACGTTGCTACCGAAGATGTGGTGTACCTGCTCAACGGCCTCGGCATCGAGAGCGGAATCGACCTGGACGCCTTGATTGCTGCGGGTCAGCAGATCAGCGCGGTGCTCGGCCGCCCCAGCGGTTCGCGCGTGGCCAAGGCGCGCAGCGCACAGTGA
- a CDS encoding carboxyl transferase domain-containing protein, with amino-acid sequence MILHTQLNPRSAEFAANSAAMLKQVDALHTLLAQVAQGGGAKAQERHTSRGKLLPRERINRLLDPGSPFLEISQLAAHAVYGEDVPAAGVIAGIGRVEGVECMIVANDATVKGGSYYPLTVKKHLRAQTIAQQNRLPCIYLVDSGGANLPRQDEVFPDREHFGRIFFNQANMSAMGIPQIAVVMGSCTAGGAYVPAMADEAIMVRNQATIFLAGPPLVKAATGEVVSAEDLGGADVHCKISGVADHYAESDEHALALARRSVANLNWRKLGEVQQRTPIAPLYSSDELYGVVSADAKQPFDVREVIARLVDGSVFDEFKALFGTTLVCGFAHLHGYPIAILANNGILFAEAAQKGAHFIELACQRGIPLLFLQNITGFMVGQKYEAGGIAKHGAKLVTAVACAKVPKFTVIIGGSFGAGNYGMCGRAYDPRFLWMWPNARIGVMGAEQAAGVLVQVKREQAERSGQAFSAEQEDEIKQPILDQYEEQGHPYYSSARLWDDGVIDPAQTRDVLALALSASLNAPIEPSRFGVFRM; translated from the coding sequence ATGATTCTGCACACTCAGCTCAATCCACGTTCAGCGGAGTTCGCTGCCAACAGCGCGGCGATGCTCAAACAGGTCGACGCCCTGCACACCCTGCTCGCCCAAGTGGCCCAGGGTGGCGGCGCGAAAGCCCAGGAACGTCACACCTCACGAGGCAAACTGCTGCCGCGCGAGCGTATCAATCGCCTGCTCGATCCGGGCTCACCGTTTCTGGAAATCAGCCAATTGGCCGCTCACGCCGTTTACGGTGAAGACGTACCCGCCGCTGGCGTGATTGCCGGGATAGGTCGGGTTGAAGGCGTCGAATGCATGATCGTCGCCAACGACGCGACGGTTAAGGGCGGCTCGTACTACCCGCTGACCGTGAAAAAGCACCTGCGCGCGCAGACCATCGCGCAGCAGAATCGTCTGCCGTGCATCTATCTGGTCGACTCGGGTGGCGCCAACCTGCCGCGTCAGGATGAAGTGTTTCCGGATCGTGAGCATTTCGGGCGGATTTTCTTCAATCAGGCCAACATGAGCGCGATGGGCATTCCGCAAATCGCTGTGGTCATGGGCTCGTGCACTGCCGGTGGTGCCTATGTGCCGGCGATGGCTGACGAAGCGATCATGGTGCGTAATCAGGCGACGATTTTCCTCGCTGGCCCACCGCTGGTCAAAGCCGCAACCGGTGAAGTGGTCAGCGCTGAGGACCTGGGCGGTGCCGATGTGCACTGCAAGATTTCCGGGGTCGCCGACCATTACGCCGAGAGCGATGAACATGCCCTCGCCCTCGCCCGCCGCAGTGTCGCCAACCTCAACTGGCGCAAGCTCGGTGAAGTGCAACAGCGCACGCCGATTGCGCCGCTGTACAGCAGCGATGAGTTGTATGGCGTGGTTTCCGCCGATGCCAAGCAACCATTCGACGTACGCGAAGTGATTGCGCGACTGGTCGACGGTTCGGTGTTCGATGAATTCAAAGCGCTGTTCGGCACCACGCTGGTCTGCGGTTTTGCGCATCTGCACGGTTATCCGATCGCGATACTGGCCAACAACGGCATTCTCTTCGCTGAAGCCGCGCAGAAAGGCGCGCACTTCATCGAACTGGCTTGCCAACGCGGCATTCCGCTGCTGTTTTTGCAGAACATCACCGGCTTCATGGTCGGCCAGAAATACGAGGCCGGCGGCATCGCCAAACATGGCGCGAAACTGGTCACGGCAGTGGCTTGCGCGAAAGTGCCGAAATTCACCGTGATCATCGGCGGCAGCTTCGGCGCGGGTAACTACGGCATGTGCGGGCGCGCTTACGATCCGCGATTCCTGTGGATGTGGCCGAACGCGCGGATCGGCGTGATGGGCGCCGAGCAGGCGGCGGGCGTGTTGGTGCAGGTCAAGCGCGAACAGGCTGAGCGCAGCGGTCAGGCGTTCAGTGCCGAGCAGGAAGACGAGATCAAGCAACCGATTCTCGACCAGTACGAAGAGCAGGGTCACCCCTACTATTCCAGCGCACGGCTGTGGGACGACGGCGTCATCGACCCGGCGCAGACCCGCGATGTGCTGGCCCTGGCCTTGTCCGCGTCGCTGAACGCGCCAATCGAACCGAGCCGCTTCGGCGTGTTCCGGATGTGA
- a CDS encoding isovaleryl-CoA dehydrogenase: protein MSYPSLNFALGETIDMLRDQVQSFVAKEIAPRAAQIDSDNLFPADMWRKFGDMGLLGITVPEEYGGAGLGYLAHVVAMEEISRGSASVALSYGAHSNLCVNQINRNGNHEQKSKYLPKLISGEHVGALAMSEPNAGSDVVSMKLRADKRGDRFVLNGSKTWITNGPDANTYVIYAKTDLEKGPHGITAFIVERDWKGFSRSNKFDKLGMRGSNTCELFFDDVEVPEENILGVLNGGVKVLMSGLDYERVVLSGGPTGIMQSCMDLIVPYIHDRKQFGQSIGEFQLIQGKVADMYTQLNASRAYLYAVAQACERGETTRKDAAGVILYTAERATQMALDAIQILGGNGYINEFPAGRLLRDAKLYEIGAGTSEIRRMLIGRELFNETK from the coding sequence ATGAGCTATCCATCCCTGAACTTTGCCCTCGGTGAAACCATCGACATGCTGCGCGATCAGGTTCAGTCCTTTGTTGCCAAGGAGATCGCTCCGCGCGCGGCGCAGATCGACAGCGACAACCTGTTCCCAGCCGACATGTGGCGCAAATTCGGTGACATGGGCCTGCTCGGCATCACTGTGCCGGAAGAGTACGGCGGCGCGGGTTTGGGTTACCTGGCGCATGTGGTGGCGATGGAAGAAATCAGTCGCGGTTCGGCTTCGGTGGCGCTGTCTTATGGCGCGCATTCCAACCTCTGCGTCAACCAGATCAACCGCAATGGCAACCACGAGCAGAAAAGCAAATACCTGCCGAAACTGATCAGCGGCGAACACGTCGGCGCGCTGGCGATGAGCGAGCCAAACGCCGGTTCCGACGTGGTGTCGATGAAACTGCGCGCCGACAAACGCGGCGACCGTTTCGTCCTCAATGGCAGCAAAACCTGGATCACCAACGGCCCAGACGCCAACACCTACGTGATCTACGCCAAAACCGATCTGGAAAAAGGCCCGCACGGCATCACCGCATTCATCGTGGAACGCGACTGGAAAGGCTTCAGCCGCAGCAACAAGTTCGACAAGCTCGGCATGCGCGGTTCGAACACTTGCGAGCTGTTCTTCGATGACGTCGAAGTGCCGGAAGAGAACATCCTTGGCGTGCTTAACGGCGGCGTAAAAGTGCTGATGAGCGGCCTCGATTACGAGCGCGTCGTGCTGTCCGGTGGCCCGACCGGGATCATGCAATCGTGTATGGACCTGATCGTGCCGTACATCCACGACCGCAAACAGTTCGGCCAAAGCATCGGCGAATTCCAGCTGATCCAGGGCAAAGTCGCCGACATGTACACCCAACTCAACGCCAGCCGCGCCTACCTCTATGCAGTCGCCCAGGCTTGCGAACGTGGCGAAACAACGCGTAAAGATGCCGCCGGGGTAATCCTCTACACCGCCGAACGCGCAACACAAATGGCCCTCGACGCCATCCAGATTCTCGGCGGCAACGGTTACATCAACGAATTCCCGGCTGGGCGCCTGCTGCGTGACGCCAAGCTGTACGAAATCGGCGCCGGCACCAGTGAGATCCGTCGCATGCTGATCGGTCGCGAACTCTTCAACGAAACGAAATGA
- a CDS encoding AMP-binding protein, which produces MDQPSANPQRSYTRGSQDKALLAMTIGQKFDQTVAQYPDGEALVVRHQQLRYSWRQLADAVDLHAKALLALGLQAGDRLGIWAPNCAQWCITQFATAKIGVILVNVNPAYRSSELEYVLKQSGCQWLVCAGAFKSSNYHGMLQGLVPELAGQSIGQLRSERLPQLRGVISLDAQPPSGFLPWSQLADMATSVSKEQLQERSDSLHFDQPVNIQYTSGTTGFPKGATLSHYNILNNGYMVGESIGLTPHDRLVIPVPLYHCFGMVMGNLGCITHGSTMIYPNDAFDPLLTLQTVAAEQATGLYGVPTMFIAMLDQPQRAEFDLSSLRTGIMAGATCPIEVMRRVISEMHMSEVQIAYGMTETSPVSLQTGPNDELELRVTTVGRTQPQLESKIIDEAGNLVSRDTIGELCTRGYSVMLGYWNNPQATAEAIDEAGWMHTGDLASMNEEGYVNIAGRNKDMIIRGGENVYPRELEEFFFTHPAVADVQVIGIPCSRYGEEIVAWIKFHPGHNASELELQTWCKERIAHFKTPRHFKFVEEFPMTVTGKIQKFRMREISIEELREKHA; this is translated from the coding sequence ATGGATCAACCCAGTGCAAACCCGCAGCGCAGCTACACCCGTGGTTCTCAGGACAAGGCCTTGCTGGCGATGACCATCGGGCAGAAGTTCGATCAGACTGTCGCGCAATATCCCGACGGCGAAGCGCTGGTGGTGCGCCATCAGCAGTTGCGCTACTCATGGCGACAGCTGGCCGATGCGGTGGATCTGCACGCCAAAGCATTGCTCGCTCTGGGTTTGCAGGCTGGCGATCGTCTCGGTATCTGGGCACCCAACTGCGCACAATGGTGCATTACACAATTCGCCACGGCGAAAATCGGCGTGATCCTGGTCAACGTCAACCCGGCCTATCGCAGTTCCGAACTGGAATACGTGCTCAAACAATCCGGCTGCCAATGGCTGGTCTGCGCCGGAGCGTTCAAGTCCTCCAACTATCACGGCATGTTGCAAGGCCTGGTGCCGGAACTGGCCGGACAATCCATCGGCCAATTGCGAAGTGAGCGTTTGCCGCAGTTGCGCGGAGTAATCAGCCTCGATGCACAGCCACCTTCAGGTTTCCTGCCGTGGTCGCAATTGGCCGACATGGCAACCAGTGTCTCCAAAGAACAACTACAAGAACGCAGCGACAGCCTGCACTTCGATCAACCGGTCAACATCCAGTACACCTCCGGCACCACCGGTTTCCCCAAAGGCGCGACCCTCAGCCACTACAACATCCTCAACAACGGTTACATGGTCGGTGAAAGCATCGGCCTGACGCCGCATGATCGTCTGGTGATCCCGGTGCCGCTGTACCACTGCTTCGGCATGGTCATGGGCAACCTCGGCTGCATCACCCACGGCAGCACGATGATTTACCCCAACGATGCTTTTGACCCGTTACTGACCTTGCAAACCGTCGCCGCAGAACAAGCCACCGGCCTCTACGGCGTGCCGACCATGTTCATCGCCATGCTCGATCAGCCGCAACGCGCCGAGTTCGATCTGTCGAGCCTGCGCACCGGGATCATGGCCGGTGCGACGTGCCCGATCGAAGTGATGCGCCGGGTCATCAGCGAGATGCACATGAGCGAAGTGCAGATCGCTTACGGCATGACCGAAACCAGCCCGGTGTCGCTGCAAACCGGTCCGAACGACGAGCTGGAGCTGCGCGTGACAACTGTCGGTCGCACCCAGCCGCAACTGGAAAGCAAGATCATCGATGAAGCCGGCAACCTCGTGTCGCGCGACACCATCGGCGAACTGTGCACCCGTGGTTACAGTGTGATGCTCGGCTACTGGAACAATCCGCAGGCCACTGCCGAAGCCATCGATGAGGCGGGCTGGATGCACACCGGCGACTTGGCGAGCATGAACGAGGAGGGTTACGTCAACATCGCCGGGCGCAACAAGGACATGATCATTCGTGGCGGCGAGAACGTTTATCCGCGTGAGCTGGAAGAGTTTTTCTTCACCCACCCGGCGGTGGCGGACGTGCAGGTGATCGGCATTCCGTGCTCACGTTACGGTGAGGAGATTGTCGCCTGGATCAAATTCCACCCTGGCCACAACGCTTCGGAGCTGGAGCTGCAAACCTGGTGCAAGGAGCGCATCGCGCACTTCAAGACGCCACGGCACTTCAAATTCGTTGAAGAGTTTCCGATGACGGTGACGGGCAAGATTCAGAAATTCAGGATGCGTGAGATCAGTATCGAAGAGCTACGCGAAAAGCACGCCTGA
- a CDS encoding gamma-carboxygeranoyl-CoA hydratase, giving the protein MSDFNTLELQSDPRGFATLWLNRAEKNNAFNAEMIRELILALDKVASDASLRFLLVRGRGKHFSAGADLAWMQQSAELDYHTNLDDARELAELMYNLAKLKIPTVAVVQGAAFGGALGLISCCDMAIGADDAQFCLSEVRIGLAPAVISPFVVQAIGERAARRYALTAERFGGQRAREIGLLSESYPAAELDQQVEQWINNLLLNSPAAMRASKDLLREVGNGALTPALRRYTENAIARIRVSPEGQEGLRAFLQKRPPSWQAATTTKEPH; this is encoded by the coding sequence ATGAGTGATTTCAACACCCTCGAACTGCAAAGCGACCCACGCGGTTTCGCCACGCTGTGGCTCAACCGCGCGGAAAAGAACAACGCGTTCAACGCCGAGATGATCCGCGAGCTGATCCTCGCACTCGACAAGGTCGCCAGTGATGCCAGCCTGCGTTTCCTGCTGGTGCGTGGCCGTGGCAAGCACTTCAGCGCCGGCGCCGATCTGGCGTGGATGCAGCAATCGGCCGAACTCGATTACCACACCAATCTCGATGACGCCCGCGAACTCGCGGAGCTGATGTACAACCTCGCCAAGCTGAAAATCCCCACCGTGGCCGTGGTGCAGGGCGCGGCGTTTGGTGGCGCGCTGGGGTTGATCAGTTGCTGCGACATGGCGATTGGCGCCGATGACGCGCAATTCTGTCTGTCGGAGGTGCGTATTGGTCTGGCGCCGGCGGTGATCAGTCCGTTCGTGGTGCAAGCCATTGGCGAGCGCGCGGCGCGGCGCTATGCGCTGACCGCTGAACGTTTTGGCGGCCAACGCGCACGGGAAATCGGTTTGTTGTCCGAGAGCTATCCCGCCGCTGAACTTGATCAGCAAGTCGAACAGTGGATCAACAACCTGCTGCTCAACAGCCCCGCCGCGATGCGCGCCAGCAAGGATTTGCTGCGTGAAGTCGGTAACGGCGCGCTGACCCCCGCGCTGCGCCGCTACACCGAAAATGCCATCGCCCGCATTCGTGTCAGCCCGGAAGGCCAGGAAGGCTTGCGGGCCTTTCTGCAAAAACGTCCGCCGAGCTGGCAAGCCGCAACCACCACCAAGGAGCCGCATTGA
- a CDS encoding acetyl/propionyl/methylcrotonyl-CoA carboxylase subunit alpha, with product MSAPVLTTLLVANRGEIACRVMRTAKTLGLTTVAVHSATDREARHSREADIRVDLGGSKAADSYLQIDKLIAAAKASGAQAIHPGYGFLSENAGFARAIEAAGLIFLGPPASAIDAMGSKSAAKALMETAGVPLVPGYHGEAQDLETFRDACERIGYPVLLKATAGGGGKGMKVVEDVSQLAEALASAQREAQSSFGDSRMLVEKYLLKPRHVEIQVFADQHGNCLYLNERDCSIQRRHQKVVEEAPAPGLTPELRRAMGEAAVRSAQAIGYVGAGTVEFLLDARGEFFFMEMNTRLQVEHPVTEAITGLDLVAWQIRVARGEALPITQAQVPLNGHAIEVRLYAEDPANDFLPATGRLALYRESAEGLGRRVDSGVEEGDEISPFYDPMLGKLIAWGEDREQARLRLLSMLDEFAIGGLKTNINFLRRIIAHPAFAAAELDTGFIPRYQEQLLPASGTLSDAFWSAAAQAVAQSLPQLARQDDPASPWSFNSGLRAGLPREITLHLSCEGQDRALTLNAADHARLSGEALIVEHEGVRRTLRAIRQGDSLYLQWEGELRRIETYDPISAVEASHSHQGGLTAPMNGSIVRVLVEAGQSVEAGAQLVVLEAMKMEHSIRAPHAGVIKALYCQEGEMVGEGSALVELEEV from the coding sequence ATGAGTGCACCTGTTCTCACCACCCTGCTGGTGGCCAACCGTGGTGAAATTGCTTGCCGCGTAATGCGCACCGCCAAAACGCTGGGCCTGACCACGGTCGCCGTGCACAGTGCCACCGACCGCGAGGCGCGACATAGCCGTGAGGCGGACATTCGCGTCGATCTTGGTGGCAGCAAAGCGGCCGACAGTTATCTGCAAATCGACAAACTGATCGCAGCGGCCAAGGCCAGTGGCGCGCAGGCGATTCATCCGGGTTACGGGTTTCTCTCGGAAAACGCCGGATTCGCTCGCGCCATCGAAGCCGCCGGGTTGATTTTCCTTGGCCCGCCGGCCTCGGCCATTGATGCGATGGGCAGCAAGTCCGCCGCCAAAGCGCTGATGGAAACTGCGGGCGTGCCACTGGTGCCGGGTTATCACGGCGAAGCGCAGGATCTCGAGACCTTCCGCGATGCCTGCGAACGCATCGGTTATCCGGTGCTGCTCAAAGCCACGGCCGGCGGTGGCGGCAAGGGCATGAAAGTCGTCGAGGATGTCAGCCAATTGGCCGAAGCCCTCGCCTCGGCTCAGCGTGAAGCGCAATCGTCGTTCGGCGATTCGCGGATGCTGGTGGAAAAATATCTGCTGAAACCGCGTCACGTGGAAATTCAGGTGTTTGCCGATCAGCATGGCAACTGCCTGTACCTCAATGAGCGTGACTGCTCGATTCAGCGCCGTCACCAGAAAGTCGTCGAAGAAGCGCCGGCACCGGGCCTGACGCCTGAACTGCGTCGCGCCATGGGCGAAGCGGCTGTGCGTTCGGCGCAAGCAATCGGCTATGTCGGCGCCGGTACGGTGGAGTTTTTGCTCGATGCCCGTGGCGAATTCTTCTTTATGGAGATGAACACGCGACTACAGGTCGAGCACCCTGTAACCGAGGCAATCACCGGGCTGGACCTGGTGGCGTGGCAGATTCGCGTCGCCCGTGGTGAAGCACTGCCGATCACCCAGGCGCAGGTGCCGTTGAACGGTCATGCGATTGAAGTGCGCTTGTACGCCGAAGACCCTGCGAATGACTTCCTGCCGGCGACCGGGCGTCTGGCGTTGTATCGCGAATCGGCTGAAGGGCTTGGGCGCCGGGTGGATAGCGGGGTCGAAGAAGGCGATGAAATTTCGCCGTTCTACGACCCGATGCTCGGCAAGCTGATTGCCTGGGGCGAGGATCGTGAGCAGGCTCGCCTGCGTCTGCTGAGCATGCTCGACGAATTCGCCATTGGCGGTTTGAAAACCAACATCAACTTTTTGCGGCGGATCATCGCGCACCCGGCGTTTGCGGCGGCGGAACTGGATACCGGATTTATTCCGCGCTATCAGGAGCAATTGCTGCCTGCCTCAGGCACGTTGAGCGATGCATTCTGGAGCGCGGCGGCTCAGGCGGTGGCGCAAAGTCTGCCGCAGCTAGCGCGCCAGGATGACCCTGCTTCGCCGTGGTCATTCAATAGTGGTTTACGTGCCGGTCTGCCACGGGAAATCACCCTGCATTTGAGTTGCGAGGGCCAGGATCGGGCATTGACGCTGAATGCCGCTGATCACGCGAGACTGTCCGGTGAAGCACTCATCGTCGAGCACGAGGGCGTTCGTCGTACGTTGCGTGCCATTCGTCAAGGCGATTCGCTGTACCTGCAATGGGAAGGCGAGTTGCGGCGCATCGAGACGTACGACCCGATCAGCGCCGTCGAAGCCAGCCACAGCCATCAGGGCGGTCTGACCGCACCGATGAACGGCAGCATTGTTCGCGTATTGGTCGAGGCAGGGCAATCGGTCGAGGCCGGTGCGCAACTGGTGGTGCTGGAAGCAATGAAGATGGAACACAGCATCCGTGCGCCGCATGCAGGGGTTATCAAAGCGCTGTATTGCCAGGAAGGCGAAATGGTCGGCGAAGGCAGCGCTTTGGTTGAACTGGAAGAAGTGTGA
- a CDS encoding DUF6124 family protein — MNISSKDLPDLQMDTTFTSPQGNAAAQRALDYYLKPAVSEPAVDERFFDVRRHLSGEEALVHASDLLRCAAATAFKAAENLQGASRDLAFSVVHMVDMARAMVDHSLDGDEA; from the coding sequence ATGAATATCAGCAGCAAAGACTTGCCCGATCTGCAAATGGACACCACCTTCACCTCGCCTCAGGGCAATGCGGCGGCGCAGCGGGCACTGGACTATTACTTGAAACCAGCTGTGTCAGAACCGGCCGTCGACGAACGCTTTTTCGATGTCAGGCGTCATCTGAGCGGCGAAGAAGCCTTGGTGCATGCTTCGGATCTGTTGCGTTGTGCCGCAGCCACGGCCTTCAAGGCAGCGGAAAACCTGCAAGGCGCGAGTCGCGATCTGGCGTTTTCAGTGGTGCACATGGTTGATATGGCGCGGGCGATGGTCGACCATTCACTTGATGGCGATGAGGCCTGA
- a CDS encoding LexA family protein: MDKWIELVKAKMSELKITQTELGERVGMSQGGIGHWLNKRREPGITEMNRVLQALGMDFLEVVLVIREPQITPDDDMPLAQKYNPYFRYPVSDWQTTCEVRESDATSYAKASGKQRFELTDYHARGAAFWLTVTGDSMTAPSGQSIAEGMLILVDPAAEAVPGKLVIAQWPDSPEAIFRKLDEQGGQRYLVPLNPTWPKALLTDECRIIGVVVQATARY, translated from the coding sequence ATGGATAAATGGATTGAGTTGGTCAAGGCCAAGATGAGTGAACTCAAAATCACTCAAACAGAGCTCGGAGAGCGCGTCGGCATGTCCCAGGGCGGGATCGGCCATTGGCTGAACAAGCGTCGCGAACCCGGCATCACGGAAATGAACCGCGTGCTGCAGGCACTGGGCATGGATTTTCTCGAAGTGGTGCTGGTGATCCGGGAACCGCAAATAACACCTGACGACGACATGCCGCTGGCGCAGAAGTACAACCCTTACTTCCGTTACCCGGTCAGCGATTGGCAAACGACGTGCGAGGTGCGTGAGAGCGACGCTACGTCCTACGCCAAGGCATCAGGCAAACAGCGTTTCGAACTGACGGATTACCACGCGCGTGGCGCGGCGTTCTGGTTGACGGTGACGGGAGATTCAATGACCGCGCCCAGTGGCCAGAGCATTGCCGAAGGCATGCTGATTCTGGTTGATCCGGCGGCCGAGGCGGTGCCCGGCAAACTGGTAATCGCCCAATGGCCGGACAGCCCTGAAGCGATCTTTCGCAAACTTGACGAACAGGGCGGCCAGCGTTACCTGGTGCCGCTCAATCCGACGTGGCCGAAAGCCCTGCTGACCGATGAGTGTCGAATCATCGGCGTTGTGGTTCAGGCAACGGCGCGTTACTAG
- a CDS encoding M14-type cytosolic carboxypeptidase → MTVAKSSFDISANFDSGNIQVIDISNPLNPVLAIRPDTRSAHFQWFHFKASGLHVHQEHWFRLVNASQSSYNKAWTGYQAVASYDHVNWFRIPTSFEGDSLRFCLEAEQTHAWLAYFEPYSRGRHDWLIDQALSKAGTELLATGKSVEGRDIQLLRKGTGAEGQRKVWIIAQQHPGEHMAEWFMEGVIERLERHDDPVLNKLLASADLYLVPNMNPDGAFHGHLRTNAMGQDLNRAWQNASQEVSPEVLFVQQQMEKYGVDLFLDVHGDEEIPHVFTAGCEGNPGFTPRIEKLEEHFRSHLKHTTKDFQTKYGYTRDEPGQANMTLACNSVGQKYDCLSLTLEMPFKDHDDHPDKVTGWSGKRSKQLGKDVLTTIADMVDTLR, encoded by the coding sequence ATGACCGTGGCCAAATCTTCGTTCGACATCAGCGCCAACTTCGACAGCGGCAACATCCAAGTCATCGACATCAGCAATCCGCTCAATCCGGTTCTGGCTATTCGCCCGGACACCCGCAGCGCCCACTTTCAGTGGTTCCACTTCAAGGCCAGCGGTCTGCATGTTCATCAGGAACACTGGTTTCGCCTGGTCAACGCCAGCCAGTCCTCCTATAACAAAGCCTGGACCGGCTATCAGGCAGTCGCTTCCTACGACCACGTCAACTGGTTCCGTATTCCGACCAGTTTTGAAGGTGACAGCCTGCGCTTTTGCCTCGAAGCCGAGCAAACCCACGCCTGGTTGGCCTATTTCGAACCTTACAGCCGTGGCCGTCACGACTGGCTGATCGATCAGGCATTGAGCAAGGCTGGCACTGAACTGCTGGCCACCGGCAAGAGCGTCGAAGGTCGTGATATTCAACTGCTGCGCAAAGGCACCGGCGCCGAAGGTCAGCGCAAAGTCTGGATCATTGCTCAACAGCATCCGGGCGAACACATGGCCGAGTGGTTCATGGAAGGCGTGATCGAACGCCTGGAAAGACACGACGATCCCGTGTTGAACAAACTGCTGGCCAGCGCTGATTTGTACCTGGTGCCGAACATGAACCCGGACGGTGCCTTCCACGGTCACCTGCGCACCAACGCGATGGGCCAGGACTTGAACCGCGCTTGGCAGAACGCCAGTCAGGAAGTCAGCCCCGAGGTACTTTTCGTACAGCAGCAAATGGAAAAGTATGGCGTCGATCTGTTCCTCGACGTGCATGGCGACGAAGAAATCCCCCACGTGTTCACCGCCGGTTGCGAAGGCAATCCGGGTTTCACGCCGCGAATCGAGAAGCTCGAAGAACATTTCCGCAGCCACCTGAAACACACCACCAAAGACTTCCAGACCAAGTACGGCTACACCCGCGACGAACCGGGCCAGGCCAACATGACGCTGGCGTGCAACAGCGTCGGGCAAAAATACGACTGCCTGTCGTTGACCCTGGAAATGCCATTCAAGGATCACGATGACCATCCTGACAAAGTCACCGGCTGGTCGGGCAAACGCTCGAAGCAATTGGGCAAAGACGTGCTGACAACCATCGCCGACATGGTTGATACCTTGCGCTGA